From Rhodothermales bacterium, a single genomic window includes:
- a CDS encoding universal stress protein — protein sequence MHEAYVTDSLIPEAKHSSEGIVMWPFKRILFPTDFSPCADAALQPAYDLGRRSGAEVHILHVVPGPAAAPEQTIHHLQTFVSRAVEGASSLDDRNGLTLVYDYIRCDSIADGILTYAMDCQADLVVMGTHGRNGINRLLVGSVTAEVLRRINVPVLAVHEGVAWSMPRRLLLGYDFSQQSLDALEAARELALAFGAELDVVFAANDLVLPDLFGISDPEAPSPTIRGRFRNEIRRHLADLDEAGLRYEIYVVGGNAVNQIAEHAARLDAGLVLLAGHGGSGMALKLGPHLTERLLHRVTQPVLIVPPCGKPVIQLERRHTASML from the coding sequence ATGCATGAGGCGTATGTTACGGACAGCCTGATCCCCGAAGCGAAGCATAGCAGCGAGGGCATCGTCATGTGGCCGTTCAAACGCATCCTTTTCCCCACCGATTTTTCCCCGTGCGCCGACGCGGCGCTGCAGCCGGCGTACGACCTGGGCCGGCGTTCCGGCGCCGAGGTGCATATCCTGCATGTCGTGCCGGGTCCGGCCGCCGCTCCGGAGCAGACCATCCACCACCTCCAAACCTTTGTGTCGCGCGCCGTGGAGGGCGCGTCCTCGCTCGACGACCGCAACGGGCTGACGCTCGTGTACGACTATATCCGGTGCGACAGCATCGCCGACGGGATCCTGACCTATGCCATGGACTGCCAGGCGGATCTCGTGGTGATGGGGACGCACGGACGGAATGGCATCAACCGATTGCTGGTCGGCAGCGTGACGGCGGAAGTGCTCCGGCGCATCAACGTGCCGGTCCTGGCGGTGCACGAGGGGGTGGCGTGGTCGATGCCGCGCCGGCTGCTGCTCGGCTACGATTTTTCCCAGCAGAGCCTGGATGCGCTGGAGGCCGCGCGCGAACTCGCGCTGGCGTTCGGGGCCGAGCTGGATGTGGTGTTTGCGGCGAACGATCTCGTGCTGCCCGATCTGTTCGGCATCTCGGACCCGGAGGCGCCGTCGCCCACGATTCGTGGGCGCTTCCGGAACGAGATCCGCCGGCATCTGGCCGATCTGGACGAGGCCGGCCTGCGCTACGAGATCTACGTCGTGGGCGGCAACGCGGTGAACCAGATCGCGGAGCATGCGGCCCGGCTGGATGCCGGCCTCGTGCTGCTCGCCGGCCACGGCGGCTCGGGGATGGCCCTCAAACTCGGCCCGCATCTGACTGAACGCCTGCTGCATCGCGTGACGCAGCCGGTGCTGATCGTTCCTCCGTGCGGGAAACCGGTCATCCAGCTCGAACGCCGTCACACGGCGTCGATGCTGTAA